The following proteins are encoded in a genomic region of Alistipes shahii WAL 8301:
- a CDS encoding transposase, protein MIPKDKEYRLIKIYMYICDMYEQSLKYHCQRYSNNSKPLFSDEEILTIYFFVGHEQKYTLIKDIHNFAKEYLRDWFPNLVSYQTFNYRLNRMAGAVRELSSQLLRMFRPSDCQDDTVIVDSMPIITCCGRNRTGKVARDIADKGYCSTKNLYYHGLKLHMVGYRRKGHLPHPCQIALSPASENDLKVFQSECMPDLFNKKIFADKIYRSNDYWEQERRDKANEFYAPVKSIKGAPEEEKQRSKAADDIYSQAVSSVREPIEALFSWLNEKTNIQRASKCRSTCGLLIHTMGKVAIAFLYLIFNY, encoded by the coding sequence ATGATTCCCAAGGACAAAGAGTATAGACTAATAAAAATCTATATGTATATCTGCGATATGTACGAACAAAGCCTCAAATACCATTGCCAAAGATACAGCAATAATTCGAAACCGTTGTTCTCCGACGAGGAAATCCTCACGATTTATTTCTTTGTCGGTCATGAGCAGAAGTACACCCTCATCAAGGATATTCACAACTTCGCTAAAGAGTACTTGCGCGACTGGTTCCCGAACCTGGTGTCCTATCAGACATTCAATTACCGTCTCAACAGGATGGCCGGTGCTGTTAGGGAACTGTCCTCGCAGTTATTAAGGATGTTCAGGCCTTCTGACTGTCAGGATGATACCGTGATTGTTGACTCGATGCCGATAATCACATGCTGCGGAAGAAACCGTACAGGCAAGGTCGCCAGAGATATCGCAGACAAAGGATACTGTTCCACCAAGAACCTGTACTATCATGGACTAAAGCTTCACATGGTAGGATATCGCAGGAAAGGGCATCTTCCTCATCCGTGCCAGATAGCGCTCTCTCCTGCCTCCGAGAATGACCTGAAGGTCTTCCAGAGCGAATGCATGCCGGATCTTTTCAACAAGAAGATCTTCGCTGACAAGATATACCGAAGCAATGACTACTGGGAGCAGGAAAGACGCGATAAGGCCAATGAGTTCTACGCTCCCGTCAAGTCAATCAAAGGGGCTCCTGAAGAAGAGAAGCAGAGAAGCAAGGCCGCTGATGACATTTATTCGCAAGCCGTTTCATCTGTCAGGGAACCCATTGAAGCGCTATTCAGTTGGCTGAACGAAAAAACAAATATTCAAAGAGCTTCAAAGTGCCGCTCTACTTGCGGACTGCTAATTCATACGATGGGAAAGGTAGCCATCGCATTTTTATATCTTATTTTCAACTACTGA
- a CDS encoding site-specific integrase: MSTTIEVVCFKYKPLKNNEFPLRIRITKDRKTKYISLGVSVAPQYWDFDRNQPTLDCPDREYLEKLIANKLCECKGKVVELKSENREFTATTLKEQISKPVKAVTVGELFEQIIRELQDERRTGYATSVEQVYRSLLKFNKHLSVYFSDIDHLWLKRYELWLRRQGRAENTIGVRFRTLRMVFNQAIERGYAKMEQYPFKSYKVGKLHAETPKRAISKTEVKAVMDFPCEGRDFYTRFAIDLFSFSYLMGGINFADMANLTRQNIVDGRLVYRRQKTGKLLNLPIHSRAMEIIESYASGNIYLFPIYSKEHKTIQQKLNRHHKVITKVNRALAEIGRELKIPIKLTTYVARHSYATVLKRAGVPTSIISESLGHSSERVTQIYLDSFENERMDEAMRNLL; encoded by the coding sequence ATGAGCACAACTATCGAGGTGGTATGCTTCAAATACAAGCCTCTCAAAAACAATGAATTTCCTTTAAGAATACGCATTACAAAAGACCGCAAGACCAAATATATCAGCCTTGGAGTGTCTGTTGCACCTCAGTATTGGGATTTCGACAGAAATCAGCCCACATTGGATTGCCCTGATAGGGAATATCTGGAGAAACTGATTGCCAATAAATTATGTGAGTGTAAAGGCAAGGTTGTGGAATTGAAATCCGAGAATAGGGAATTTACCGCAACAACCCTTAAAGAACAAATCTCCAAACCTGTGAAGGCTGTGACCGTCGGAGAACTCTTTGAACAGATCATCCGGGAGTTGCAGGATGAACGCAGGACAGGTTATGCTACCTCTGTGGAGCAAGTTTATCGGTCGTTGCTCAAATTCAATAAGCACCTGAGTGTCTATTTTTCTGACATCGACCATTTGTGGCTGAAACGCTATGAATTGTGGCTCCGCAGGCAGGGTAGAGCTGAGAATACCATAGGTGTCCGGTTCAGAACCCTGAGAATGGTCTTTAATCAGGCCATAGAGCGTGGATATGCCAAGATGGAGCAGTACCCATTCAAGAGTTACAAAGTGGGTAAATTGCACGCAGAAACTCCAAAACGTGCCATATCCAAGACAGAGGTGAAAGCCGTTATGGATTTCCCATGTGAGGGGCGGGATTTTTATACCCGGTTTGCCATTGACCTTTTCAGTTTCTCCTATTTGATGGGCGGTATTAATTTCGCAGACATGGCTAATCTCACTCGGCAGAACATTGTGGATGGCAGATTGGTTTACAGGCGGCAGAAAACCGGGAAATTGTTGAATCTGCCTATTCACAGCCGGGCTATGGAGATTATTGAAAGTTATGCTTCCGGGAACATCTACCTGTTCCCTATCTATTCAAAGGAACATAAAACGATCCAACAAAAATTAAACAGGCATCACAAGGTCATTACCAAGGTAAACCGGGCTTTGGCCGAGATAGGCAGGGAGTTGAAAATACCGATTAAACTCACAACCTATGTAGCTCGGCATAGCTATGCCACGGTGCTGAAAAGGGCTGGTGTTCCTACCTCTATTATTTCTGAATCTCTCGGGCACAGTTCTGAGCGAGTGACCCAAATTTATCTGGACAGTTTCGAAAATGAACGGATGGATGAGGCGATGCGGAATCTCCTGTAA
- a CDS encoding AAA family ATPase, giving the protein MLNIRPSTRKQAKIKLALQGCAGSGKTYSALLLAYGMTSDWSKIAVIDSENGSADLYAHLGTYNVVSLGGDYSPENYIEAITLCENAGMEVIIVDSISQCWDYLLDFHAGLQGNSFANWAKVTPRQNAFVQKILQSPVHIICTMRTKQDYVLNEKNGKMVPEKVGLKAMQRDGMDYEFTVVLDIDLKHHVQASKDRTGLFMGRPEFTITPKVGQAILNWCNLNPQSNIIQPQTPQNYGNSAPTPSR; this is encoded by the coding sequence ATGTTAAATATCCGCCCCTCTACAAGAAAACAGGCCAAAATCAAACTGGCCCTCCAAGGTTGTGCAGGTTCGGGCAAAACCTATTCAGCCCTCCTGTTGGCCTATGGCATGACCTCTGACTGGTCTAAAATTGCCGTCATAGATTCAGAAAATGGCTCTGCCGATCTCTATGCTCACCTCGGGACCTACAATGTGGTCTCCCTCGGTGGTGATTACTCCCCGGAGAATTACATCGAAGCCATCACCCTCTGTGAAAATGCAGGCATGGAGGTAATCATCGTTGACAGTATCTCCCAATGCTGGGACTATCTGCTGGATTTCCATGCAGGACTGCAAGGCAACTCTTTTGCAAACTGGGCCAAGGTCACACCCCGACAGAATGCCTTTGTACAGAAAATTCTGCAATCACCCGTGCATATCATCTGTACCATGCGCACCAAGCAGGATTATGTGCTCAATGAAAAGAACGGTAAGATGGTCCCGGAGAAAGTGGGTCTTAAAGCCATGCAAAGGGATGGCATGGACTATGAATTTACCGTAGTCTTGGATATAGACCTCAAACACCATGTGCAGGCTTCCAAAGACAGAACAGGTCTGTTCATGGGCCGTCCCGAGTTTACCATCACTCCCAAAGTAGGCCAAGCCATCCTGAACTGGTGCAACCTCAATCCTCAATCAAACATCATTCAACCCCAAACCCCTCAAAACTATGGAAACAGCGCTCCGACTCCATCCCGTTAG
- a CDS encoding IS1595 family transposase produces MIRSLIDLLRNLQSEEDCRLFLENIRWHGVPVCPHCGSKSEEHYKLTNGGVFRGLYKCKDCRERFTVTVGTMFEGSHIPLQKWFIAIYVFLAHKKGISSTQLHKDIAVTQKTAWFMLSRIRYSIRYNADIDFGDITQVDETYIGGKNKNRNAGKRLKNTRGRSLKLKAPVMGLLSDGKVYVEPIPKASKWILHGVINSLVPKGTTVVTDGWYGYKGLSENYVHKVVDHHRGEYVKGGYHTNSIEGFWSQLKRGIIGVYHLVTRKHLELYCDEFAYRYNTRNLTDGERFSQFLSFAKNRLRYQMLIL; encoded by the coding sequence ATGATAAGGTCGCTGATAGATTTATTGAGAAACTTGCAATCCGAGGAGGATTGTAGGCTTTTCTTGGAAAATATCAGGTGGCATGGTGTTCCGGTTTGTCCTCATTGTGGCAGTAAGTCGGAAGAACATTACAAACTGACCAATGGCGGTGTATTCCGAGGGCTATACAAATGCAAGGATTGCCGGGAACGATTTACCGTAACGGTAGGAACCATGTTCGAGGGTTCGCATATTCCTTTGCAGAAATGGTTTATAGCGATATACGTATTCTTGGCTCATAAGAAAGGCATAAGCAGTACCCAATTGCATAAAGATATTGCAGTTACGCAGAAAACTGCTTGGTTTATGTTGAGTCGGATACGTTATAGCATCAGATATAATGCGGATATTGACTTTGGCGATATTACGCAGGTCGATGAAACGTATATCGGAGGCAAGAACAAGAATCGGAATGCAGGCAAACGGTTGAAGAATACAAGAGGCCGTAGTCTTAAATTGAAAGCACCTGTAATGGGTCTGTTATCCGATGGAAAAGTCTATGTAGAGCCTATTCCGAAAGCCAGCAAATGGATATTGCATGGTGTGATAAATTCACTTGTGCCGAAAGGAACTACTGTTGTTACCGACGGCTGGTATGGCTACAAGGGTTTGTCGGAAAATTATGTGCATAAAGTAGTAGACCACCATAGAGGAGAATATGTCAAAGGCGGTTATCATACGAATTCGATTGAAGGTTTTTGGAGCCAACTGAAACGTGGCATAATAGGAGTTTATCATTTGGTTACTCGGAAACATTTGGAATTGTACTGCGATGAATTTGCATACCGATATAATACGAGGAATTTGACGGATGGGGAAAGATTCAGCCAATTCCTGTCCTTTGCCAAAAACCGATTAAGATACCAGATGTTGATATTGTAA
- a CDS encoding DEAD/DEAH box helicase yields MKFKELYEQACREVVESVASYWQGDDPTRRDDPYLGDFKQTIRKTFCPDDCYPVVQSMFPWEVSTASQQEIDHLVAWTATYKPYAHQFASWKALEQGKSICVTTGTGSGKTECFMLPVIHNAVPGNGVQAIFLYPLNALAEDQKTRFSKYIEVSGRNLHFATYNGNTPENDQDDNYVVPLKHEINTRQAIRETPPEILVTNPTMLEYMLLRDKDRSVLIAARNLRWIVIDETHTFKGAAAAELALLLRRVLLAAGVSPDQVQFVTSSATTGSGNDADLKKFIAGISGKQADQIEIISGKRVCPSNWCVSDHPLLSEARQREIRDILLRPESEYVPLNGLIPEGKTIAEKLGLLDDLCEYCHLPVKVHYFFRTLSEGLSVRLNKIHDGRFELFAQQQDDDADFPLLELVRCPYCGTLLAKASGTIQKQHYEPARKEDHLDIFEMTDDDSDTDDDGDDKNDAVADDDNSTSTNTLYFCPGQEYEVTAGHAFSYNPQRGTLNCSGGDVCPHCHGSFLKGARRGNDQTAPRKPIELKSFRISSQYLSRILAPVFLDQTESQSEPGLPHAGQQFISFIDSRQAAARITLKQSVYVERQWLLNRIFHLLSSQPDQPIGWSEMCDRLEQDPDFNFLLQQFADSPDDYDDQGRILDVVKHRYVLTLMYEQLARRPRVANAPETLGLVWMRYPAIDNGDLTLPDEVVRFNDLILRPQDRINPEDWRILLHMYLDCTVRSRNAVFYLRDRAEGDVNHPWHTISLETCRRFYSQQNTAGEVQEPTFGNNRWTKLLCCLLGSTPSQMAESRKVLVEGVLHAMWTTLQKRNLLALGKIYDNGWKSSQKTQLNLAQVELQLYRKAWLCPVTHRPLPYTFKGYSPYLDENRQPCKVEPLDAEEWIPYDFSCTTVEEVQTWCQAHRHVLNAVSRQTAKYYLKPKIYVSAEHTAQIRRRLLDIYQQEFKKHRINILTCSTTMEMGVDLGDLELVEMNSVPPHPANYKQRAGRSGRKGQYHSAAITLCGSDAVGLRTMQNPCQNLIARPFDIPKVDLNSPQLVKRHIAAFMIRSVGDRGNAPRLNDRIIDFFTPYMFDDDREREIVDSDFNSVGPARGLCLDSDETSFFTLRSQLISGKGLPAQQILSSLVAGTALSEMTVAEAAQITVSMLDHAYLELKDRFEYLKDEYTRKEHSSNQYRARLKATFVALLKTNLAQYLATHQVTPNAAMPVNVVEFSTKSDYKDQDNPSYMLRQALSQYAPGSVVVLGNKCYVSGGLRWSNMYRQQTDFVFITQNNDGQIFLDGTPGVRPFVVNGKTSLNMIRPLAFVNDGSSPTDRNIRESPYYRTEVALVGTETWPRRNNSRWLRVRSAAEDVTSSILFYNVGLGYGFCVCPRCGRAEAEFCAASQNLVDLPDSFMTGTRIAHQSVQSDKACSFNTRHDDRLLRNVVLGDTIQTDYTEIDIHIPGWVPDGTKLRHTLGMLICNELAARTGINRGDIDYLITSFGSLCVYDQAKGGAGYSNRLCMNGLIYEVLDHIRASIQTMTSDMLIDRYTRNNSDKIDLAATRRWLDEEYEMCETLPAAIQALSQRAQISFTLKSDILRALSDGKSVTLYAAADSVGQYDDFLAVNRSLWYKNCTPANTSLCLYGTAKAIDFPTYLILIRCQASASLLQMQAVPYSDVWPVAAIGDDLYVTEDAAAARLDGNWGGDACYRLPGMAAALQSTSLEPGNPNAGNSWKFVIPSRTEIPVRQLCDTVCGIEPECQKAITSFMERHRRQSVRFVYQDEHLKSELGMLLTVQFVKRIVEILQPSDIQLCFEMEKYWDGRTNNARITDNLQDNRTRDGVLQGFCDRVFGQGIDLHINSNSPKALPHWRELKVEAGGECLVFYPNGGIPNGWFLGRNGRYVNAVDGTEGDINISSKDQTIMYDVEIKSL; encoded by the coding sequence ATGAAATTCAAGGAATTATATGAACAAGCATGCCGGGAGGTTGTAGAATCGGTTGCCTCTTATTGGCAGGGAGATGATCCTACACGTCGGGATGATCCCTATCTGGGTGACTTCAAGCAGACTATCCGGAAAACATTCTGTCCCGATGATTGTTATCCGGTGGTTCAGTCCATGTTCCCCTGGGAGGTCAGTACGGCGTCGCAGCAGGAGATCGATCATCTGGTTGCCTGGACTGCCACGTATAAGCCGTATGCGCATCAATTCGCAAGCTGGAAGGCTCTCGAACAGGGTAAATCCATCTGTGTGACGACTGGTACGGGCTCCGGTAAAACAGAATGTTTCATGTTGCCGGTCATCCACAATGCCGTTCCGGGAAATGGCGTACAGGCTATTTTCCTCTATCCGTTAAATGCCCTGGCCGAGGATCAGAAGACCCGCTTTAGCAAGTATATCGAGGTAAGCGGTCGGAATCTGCATTTTGCAACCTACAACGGGAATACGCCCGAAAATGACCAGGACGACAATTACGTCGTTCCGCTCAAGCATGAGATCAATACCCGGCAGGCGATTCGGGAAACACCGCCTGAAATTCTGGTCACCAATCCGACCATGTTGGAATACATGCTTTTGCGGGATAAGGACCGGTCAGTTCTTATTGCGGCAAGGAATCTGCGTTGGATTGTTATTGATGAGACCCATACGTTCAAGGGGGCTGCGGCGGCAGAGCTGGCGTTGTTGCTCCGCCGGGTTCTGCTTGCCGCCGGGGTATCGCCGGATCAGGTGCAGTTTGTCACCTCGTCGGCTACGACAGGTTCGGGAAACGATGCCGATCTTAAGAAATTCATTGCGGGTATTTCGGGGAAACAGGCAGATCAAATTGAAATAATCTCCGGCAAGCGTGTTTGTCCGTCTAATTGGTGCGTATCGGATCACCCTCTTCTGTCCGAGGCCCGACAGCGCGAGATCCGGGATATCCTGCTCCGCCCGGAATCGGAATATGTCCCGCTGAACGGACTTATACCCGAAGGCAAGACAATCGCTGAGAAGCTTGGCTTATTGGACGATTTGTGTGAATATTGTCATCTGCCGGTTAAAGTACACTACTTTTTCCGCACCCTCTCCGAAGGCTTGAGCGTGCGCCTCAATAAGATTCATGACGGGCGTTTTGAACTGTTTGCCCAACAGCAGGACGATGATGCGGATTTCCCGCTGCTGGAGCTGGTCCGTTGCCCCTATTGCGGGACCTTGCTCGCCAAAGCATCGGGGACGATCCAAAAACAACATTATGAACCGGCACGGAAGGAAGATCATCTCGATATTTTCGAGATGACGGATGATGACTCGGATACAGATGATGATGGTGACGACAAGAATGATGCAGTTGCCGACGACGATAATTCCACATCAACCAATACGCTCTATTTCTGTCCGGGTCAGGAATACGAGGTGACAGCCGGGCATGCATTCAGCTACAATCCGCAACGCGGAACGTTGAATTGTTCGGGAGGAGACGTCTGCCCGCACTGTCACGGCTCGTTTCTGAAAGGGGCCCGTCGGGGCAATGATCAGACCGCTCCGCGGAAACCGATAGAACTCAAGTCATTCCGTATCTCGTCCCAATATCTGAGCCGCATTCTGGCTCCGGTGTTTCTGGACCAGACTGAGTCTCAGAGCGAACCGGGACTGCCTCATGCCGGGCAGCAGTTTATCAGTTTTATCGACAGCCGTCAGGCTGCAGCCCGTATCACGCTCAAACAATCGGTTTACGTCGAACGTCAGTGGCTTCTGAATCGGATATTCCATCTCCTTTCCAGTCAGCCCGACCAGCCGATTGGATGGAGTGAGATGTGTGACCGGCTGGAGCAGGATCCGGATTTCAATTTTTTGTTGCAGCAGTTTGCCGACTCTCCGGATGATTACGATGACCAGGGCCGGATTCTGGATGTGGTCAAGCATCGCTATGTGCTGACGCTGATGTATGAACAGCTGGCCCGACGTCCCAGGGTGGCCAATGCGCCCGAAACTCTCGGTTTGGTATGGATGCGCTATCCGGCAATAGACAATGGCGATCTGACATTGCCTGACGAAGTCGTACGGTTTAACGATCTTATTCTTCGCCCCCAGGACCGGATCAACCCGGAAGACTGGCGGATTCTGCTGCACATGTATCTGGATTGCACCGTCCGCAGCCGTAATGCCGTCTTTTATCTGCGGGACCGGGCCGAAGGCGATGTCAATCATCCCTGGCACACCATCAGTCTGGAAACCTGCCGGCGGTTTTATTCGCAGCAAAATACAGCTGGCGAGGTGCAGGAGCCGACTTTCGGCAACAATCGTTGGACCAAACTGCTTTGCTGTCTGCTTGGCTCGACTCCGTCGCAGATGGCCGAATCGCGGAAAGTGCTGGTGGAAGGTGTCCTGCATGCCATGTGGACTACGTTGCAGAAGAGAAATCTGCTGGCCTTAGGGAAAATCTATGATAATGGATGGAAATCCAGTCAAAAAACTCAGTTGAATCTGGCTCAGGTGGAACTTCAGCTTTACCGCAAAGCCTGGTTGTGCCCCGTGACCCACCGTCCGCTGCCCTATACGTTTAAGGGATACTCTCCCTATCTGGACGAGAATCGTCAACCTTGCAAGGTTGAGCCGCTCGATGCGGAGGAGTGGATTCCGTATGATTTTTCGTGCACGACGGTCGAGGAGGTTCAGACGTGGTGTCAGGCCCATCGGCATGTGCTCAACGCCGTATCCCGTCAAACGGCAAAATACTATTTGAAGCCGAAAATTTATGTTTCGGCGGAACATACGGCCCAGATCAGGAGGAGGTTGCTGGATATCTATCAGCAGGAGTTCAAAAAACACAGAATCAATATTCTGACCTGTTCGACAACCATGGAGATGGGAGTCGATCTGGGCGATCTGGAATTGGTTGAGATGAACTCCGTGCCGCCCCATCCGGCCAATTACAAGCAGCGGGCAGGTCGAAGCGGACGAAAGGGGCAGTATCACAGTGCAGCCATAACGCTGTGCGGCAGTGATGCCGTGGGGTTACGTACCATGCAGAATCCCTGTCAGAATCTCATTGCCCGCCCGTTTGACATTCCGAAAGTGGATCTGAACAGTCCGCAACTGGTAAAACGACATATCGCGGCTTTCATGATCCGATCCGTAGGAGATAGAGGCAATGCTCCCCGATTGAATGATCGAATCATTGACTTTTTCACGCCATACATGTTTGATGATGATCGGGAAAGAGAGATCGTCGATTCCGATTTTAATTCGGTCGGTCCGGCCCGGGGGCTTTGCCTTGATTCTGATGAGACCTCCTTTTTTACGTTGAGGAGTCAGCTCATATCGGGCAAAGGGCTTCCTGCTCAACAAATCCTGTCATCGCTGGTTGCGGGAACTGCCTTGTCAGAGATGACAGTGGCAGAGGCCGCTCAAATTACGGTGAGCATGCTTGATCACGCTTATCTGGAGTTGAAAGATCGATTCGAGTATCTCAAGGATGAGTATACCCGAAAGGAACATTCGTCCAATCAGTATCGTGCCCGGTTGAAAGCAACTTTTGTAGCCCTGCTTAAAACCAATCTGGCGCAATATCTGGCGACACATCAGGTGACCCCCAATGCCGCCATGCCGGTTAATGTGGTGGAATTCAGTACCAAGTCGGATTATAAGGATCAGGATAACCCCTCCTATATGCTTCGGCAGGCTTTGTCGCAATACGCGCCGGGAAGTGTCGTCGTTCTGGGGAATAAATGTTATGTATCGGGCGGATTGCGATGGAGTAATATGTATAGGCAGCAGACGGACTTTGTCTTTATTACGCAGAACAATGACGGGCAGATCTTTCTGGATGGAACGCCCGGAGTCCGTCCTTTTGTAGTCAACGGAAAAACCTCGCTGAACATGATTCGTCCGCTGGCGTTCGTCAACGACGGTAGTAGCCCGACCGATCGTAATATTCGTGAATCCCCTTATTATCGTACCGAAGTTGCCCTGGTAGGGACCGAAACCTGGCCGCGACGTAACAATTCGCGATGGCTTCGGGTCCGCAGCGCTGCTGAAGATGTTACTTCCTCCATCTTGTTTTACAACGTCGGTTTGGGCTACGGATTTTGCGTCTGTCCGAGGTGTGGCAGAGCCGAGGCGGAGTTTTGTGCCGCATCACAGAATCTGGTCGATTTGCCCGATTCCTTCATGACCGGAACGCGTATAGCCCATCAATCCGTGCAGAGTGACAAGGCCTGCTCGTTTAATACCCGCCATGATGACCGATTGTTGCGGAATGTGGTGTTGGGGGATACCATTCAGACCGACTATACCGAAATCGACATCCACATTCCGGGATGGGTGCCCGACGGAACAAAGCTGCGCCATACGCTTGGCATGCTGATATGCAACGAATTGGCGGCACGAACCGGCATTAATCGGGGTGATATCGATTATCTGATCACCTCGTTCGGATCGCTGTGTGTGTATGACCAGGCCAAGGGTGGTGCCGGCTACTCCAACCGGCTTTGCATGAATGGACTGATTTATGAGGTATTAGATCATATTCGCGCATCGATTCAGACAATGACTTCGGACATGCTGATTGACCGCTATACCCGTAATAACAGCGACAAGATCGATCTGGCGGCAACCAGGAGATGGTTGGATGAAGAATATGAGATGTGTGAAACACTTCCAGCCGCTATCCAGGCGCTTTCTCAGCGGGCTCAGATTTCGTTTACCTTGAAATCGGATATTCTTCGGGCCTTGTCCGATGGAAAGTCGGTTACGCTCTATGCCGCGGCTGACTCCGTCGGACAATATGACGACTTTTTAGCTGTCAATCGATCCCTGTGGTACAAAAACTGTACGCCGGCAAATACATCTCTGTGTTTGTATGGAACAGCGAAGGCCATCGATTTCCCAACTTATCTGATCCTGATTCGTTGTCAGGCGAGTGCCTCGTTGCTTCAGATGCAGGCAGTGCCCTATTCGGATGTATGGCCCGTGGCTGCCATCGGAGATGATCTGTATGTGACGGAAGATGCAGCAGCCGCCCGTCTGGATGGGAACTGGGGCGGGGATGCCTGTTACCGGCTTCCGGGAATGGCTGCTGCGCTGCAGTCCACCAGCCTGGAACCTGGAAATCCCAACGCTGGCAACAGTTGGAAGTTTGTGATTCCGTCCAGGACGGAGATTCCGGTCCGGCAGCTCTGCGATACGGTCTGCGGCATCGAGCCCGAATGCCAAAAAGCCATCACGTCTTTTATGGAGCGGCATCGGAGGCAAAGCGTACGTTTTGTCTATCAGGACGAACATCTGAAATCGGAACTTGGCATGCTGCTCACGGTACAGTTCGTCAAGCGGATTGTTGAGATTCTTCAACCATCAGACATTCAGCTCTGCTTCGAGATGGAAAAATATTGGGACGGACGAACCAATAACGCAAGAATTACCGACAATCTGCAGGATAACCGAACCCGTGATGGAGTGCTGCAGGGTTTCTGCGATCGCGTATTTGGACAGGGAATAGATCTTCATATTAACTCGAACTCCCCAAAGGCCCTTCCTCACTGGCGGGAACTGAAGGTTGAGGCCGGAGGAGAATGCCTGGTATTTTATCCAAATGGAGGTATTCCCAACGGTTGGTTCCTGGGACGCAATGGGAGA
- a CDS encoding IS4 family transposase: MNKDKYVFAQLVAFLDNNKFRHLVDKYDGNRYVKNFTCWNQLMALMFGQLCNRESLRDVVVALETHQSKCYHLGMGRNPIAKTTFATANQNRDYRIFEDFAFFMMEQARKKRATDIFKLKGNVYAFDSTTIPLCLSVFWWAKFRKKKGGVKAHVLYDLESQVSAFFHITTASVHDSKAMKEIPYESGSYYVFDRGYNAFKELYKICLNESYFVVRAKKNLQYKCTKWKRRLPKNVLSDSVIELTDVNTQKKFPERLRLVRFHDDEQDRDFAFLTNAFHLTALEIANLYKNRWQIELFFKWLKQHLKIKKFWGTTENAVRIQICSAIITYCLVAIVQHDMRLKRSTYEVLQILSISLTDKTPLRDLFEKTNFNDVKELDYPLLEGLFD, encoded by the coding sequence ATGAACAAAGACAAATATGTATTCGCTCAATTGGTTGCATTTCTCGACAACAACAAGTTCCGTCACCTGGTTGACAAGTATGATGGGAACAGGTATGTCAAGAACTTCACCTGCTGGAATCAGCTCATGGCACTCATGTTCGGACAACTCTGTAACCGTGAGAGCCTGCGTGATGTTGTCGTTGCATTGGAGACTCACCAATCCAAATGTTATCACCTTGGAATGGGGCGTAATCCAATAGCGAAAACGACATTTGCCACAGCGAATCAGAATCGTGACTACAGGATCTTTGAAGACTTTGCCTTCTTCATGATGGAACAGGCTCGCAAGAAACGAGCAACCGACATCTTCAAGCTGAAGGGGAATGTTTATGCATTTGATTCAACAACGATTCCGCTCTGCTTGTCAGTATTCTGGTGGGCAAAGTTCCGCAAGAAGAAAGGAGGCGTTAAGGCGCATGTCCTTTATGATCTGGAGTCCCAAGTTTCTGCTTTCTTCCATATTACGACTGCATCGGTACACGATTCAAAGGCAATGAAGGAGATTCCCTATGAATCAGGTTCTTACTACGTATTTGACCGTGGTTACAATGCATTCAAGGAACTCTACAAGATTTGTCTTAATGAATCATACTTCGTGGTTCGGGCGAAGAAGAACTTACAGTACAAGTGTACGAAATGGAAACGTAGATTGCCTAAGAATGTGCTTTCTGATTCCGTTATTGAACTCACGGATGTGAACACACAGAAGAAGTTTCCTGAGAGGCTGCGACTTGTGAGATTTCACGATGACGAGCAAGACAGAGACTTCGCATTTTTGACGAATGCATTCCATCTTACCGCTCTCGAAATTGCTAATCTCTACAAGAACCGATGGCAGATTGAGTTGTTCTTCAAGTGGCTCAAGCAGCACCTCAAGATTAAGAAATTCTGGGGCACTACAGAGAACGCTGTCAGAATACAAATTTGCTCTGCAATCATAACTTATTGCCTTGTCGCCATCGTCCAACACGACATGCGACTAAAGCGGTCAACTTATGAGGTCCTGCAGATTTTGAGCATCTCACTAACGGATAAGACTCCACTGAGAGATCTCTTCGAAAAGACTAATTTCAACGATGTCAAAGAACTCGATTATCCCCTCTTGGAGGGACTATTTGATTAA